The following proteins are co-located in the Clostridiales bacterium genome:
- a CDS encoding transcriptional regulator, translating to METSVELHRNQELEIQMLGDFCLRYGDQILSGDRIRGKQVWSLLEYIMVNRHNEISMDGQIQVLWEDDEVDDPANALKNLAYRLRVALRNSLGLKDMDTIVFKHGAYAWNKSFLCIVDADLLEESYKALQQNSLDLVTQKMHLEKIIRLYKGGFMPQSAYKEWILPQAVYYQRIYMEAVQRYSTILLDEGDCSAVEELCRRAISIDPFVETNHALLIQALIQSKNHGKAIEHYNYVNKLYYDELGVRPSDQITKLYHMAVDKGDASAQDISMIKDDLKEVADINGAIYCNYEEFKMIYQLEARASLRSGKSIFIALLTVTGKDRKSLPKNNLDTTFEKLKNSIVYALRKDDVVARYGRTQFLLMLSNLTYENSNMVLDRLVKKINCSGIDDAVEVYGQLQTLEPIELEEQYVSV from the coding sequence ATGGAAACTAGCGTTGAATTACATAGAAATCAGGAACTAGAAATTCAAATGCTCGGAGATTTTTGCCTTCGATACGGAGATCAGATACTGTCAGGTGATCGTATCAGAGGGAAGCAGGTTTGGAGTCTCTTGGAGTACATTATGGTTAATCGTCATAATGAAATATCCATGGATGGACAAATTCAGGTTTTGTGGGAGGACGATGAAGTTGATGATCCTGCAAATGCGCTGAAAAATCTTGCATACCGTCTCAGGGTTGCATTAAGGAATTCCCTAGGATTGAAGGATATGGATACCATCGTATTCAAACACGGAGCTTATGCCTGGAACAAGAGCTTTTTATGTATTGTGGATGCAGACTTACTGGAAGAATCTTATAAGGCACTACAGCAAAACAGTCTTGATTTAGTAACCCAGAAAATGCATCTGGAAAAAATCATTCGCCTCTATAAAGGCGGATTTATGCCGCAATCAGCTTATAAGGAATGGATTCTCCCCCAAGCGGTCTATTATCAGCGTATTTATATGGAAGCAGTTCAGCGGTACAGTACCATTCTTTTGGATGAGGGAGATTGCAGTGCGGTGGAAGAATTGTGCCGTAGAGCCATATCCATAGATCCCTTTGTGGAGACGAACCATGCTTTATTGATCCAAGCTCTGATTCAATCCAAAAACCATGGAAAGGCCATTGAGCATTACAACTACGTGAACAAGTTGTATTATGATGAGCTGGGGGTAAGGCCTTCGGATCAGATCACAAAGCTGTATCATATGGCAGTGGATAAGGGGGATGCATCTGCGCAGGATATCTCCATGATCAAAGATGACCTGAAGGAAGTGGCTGATATAAATGGAGCTATTTATTGTAATTATGAAGAGTTTAAAATGATCTATCAGCTGGAAGCGAGAGCTTCATTACGGTCTGGTAAATCTATTTTTATTGCCCTATTAACTGTCACCGGTAAAGATCGGAAAAGTCTTCCTAAAAATAATCTGGATACGACCTTTGAAAAACTCAAGAATTCCATCGTGTATGCGTTGCGTAAGGATGATGTGGTGGCAAGATATGGGAGAACACAATTTCTTTTGATGCTTTCCAACCTAACCTACGAAAACAGCAACATGGTGCTGGACAGGCTTGTCAAGAAAATAAATTGCAGCGGAATCGATGATGCGGTAGAGGTTTACGGACAGCTACAAACGCTTGAGCCTATCGAATTGGAGGAGCAATATGTTTCAGTTTGA
- a CDS encoding type II secretion system F family protein: MQFSYRDLAIFCEQISMMIQSGIMLHSGMQMIADDTSNTRKRTIYQHVSDHLAEGEMLHNALKSTDAFPDYMISMTEIGARSGKLESVMNALAAYYDRQHAMRENIKSAVFYPLILITMMLMVLIFLSAKVLPVFEQVFKSLGTQLSPGAAYIMKAGAMFNNYSVLLAMILITLAFAGFFFSRTESGKALLPILLMGKKISEKFSLAAFTSSMALMLSSGLDLDLSIQLSEKAVSNKAIEEKIRKARTIMETQPVSIVDAMQHADLFSSTMTGLLSTGYQSGALDTAMEYIAGLYEEEYESALMRKVSLIEPVSIFVLSVLIGSILVSVMFPLLGVLSTIG, encoded by the coding sequence ATGCAATTCTCATATCGGGATCTTGCAATTTTCTGCGAACAGATATCCATGATGATACAGTCAGGCATCATGCTTCATTCAGGAATGCAGATGATAGCCGACGATACCTCAAATACAAGAAAAAGGACCATTTATCAGCACGTATCTGATCATCTTGCAGAAGGCGAAATGCTGCATAATGCATTGAAGAGTACAGATGCTTTTCCTGATTATATGATCTCTATGACAGAAATAGGAGCCAGATCCGGAAAACTGGAGTCAGTCATGAATGCGCTGGCTGCATATTATGATCGCCAGCATGCCATGAGGGAAAATATTAAGAGTGCTGTATTTTATCCCCTTATACTTATTACCATGATGCTTATGGTTCTTATTTTTTTATCAGCAAAAGTTCTTCCGGTCTTTGAGCAAGTATTCAAAAGTTTGGGCACACAACTGTCCCCAGGTGCAGCATACATCATGAAAGCTGGAGCTATGTTCAATAACTATTCCGTCTTACTGGCCATGATCTTGATTACTTTGGCTTTCGCAGGGTTTTTCTTTTCTAGGACGGAATCCGGCAAAGCACTACTTCCAATTTTATTGATGGGCAAGAAGATTTCCGAGAAATTTTCACTTGCTGCATTTACTTCCTCCATGGCACTTATGCTTTCCAGCGGTCTTGACCTGGATCTTTCGATCCAATTGTCTGAAAAGGCCGTCTCGAATAAAGCAATCGAAGAAAAAATACGAAAGGCTCGTACCATAATGGAAACGCAGCCAGTCTCTATAGTAGACGCCATGCAGCACGCGGATTTGTTCTCAAGCACAATGACCGGACTGCTGTCAACCGGCTATCAGTCCGGTGCTCTCGATACTGCCATGGAATACATCGCAGGTCTTTACGAGGAAGAATATGAGTCAGCTTTGATGCGAAAAGTTTCCTTAATTGAGCCAGTCTCCATCTTTGTTCTTTCCGTACTGATCGGTTCCATATTGGTTTCTGTCATGTTTCCCCTTTTGGGCGTGCTCTCCACCATTGGGTAA
- a CDS encoding DUF4860 domain-containing protein: MKFNLNKEHVSLDFLFILALLCLFSFGSLMAVVMGANTYMKIKDASDSAFELRTPLSYISMKVRQHDEINSVAVVQKEGINTLVLEGLDGEELCQTWIYEYQGNLCEVYLEKDTAFKLEDGMAILPSHGLTLEMLNGILTVEAEDHNGKTQRLTLSLRTFQQGDLS; the protein is encoded by the coding sequence ATGAAATTTAACTTAAATAAAGAACATGTATCCTTAGATTTCCTCTTTATTCTGGCGCTTCTTTGCCTTTTTTCCTTTGGATCCCTTATGGCAGTTGTCATGGGCGCAAATACTTATATGAAAATAAAGGATGCTTCTGATTCAGCTTTCGAGCTGCGAACCCCTTTGTCTTATATTAGTATGAAAGTTAGGCAGCACGACGAGATCAACTCTGTAGCCGTCGTCCAAAAGGAAGGAATCAATACTCTTGTTTTGGAGGGTCTGGACGGAGAGGAGCTCTGTCAAACATGGATCTATGAATACCAAGGAAACCTCTGTGAAGTATATCTGGAAAAAGATACTGCTTTTAAACTTGAGGATGGCATGGCGATTCTTCCCAGTCATGGGTTAACGCTTGAAATGTTAAATGGGATCCTTACGGTTGAGGCAGAAGATCATAACGGAAAAACCCAGCGTCTTACCCTTTCGCTGCGGACATTCCAGCAAGGGGATCTATCATGA
- a CDS encoding PilT/PilU family type 4a pilus ATPase: MELKKILEDAVKDHASDIFVVGGKALSYRTNGSIVSIGEKLLPPDTEEILQQIYGFAGRDISTLERDHDDDFSFSLTNVGRFRVNAFMQRGSKAAVLKVVLFQLPDSEVLRIPKQVIDLYERTKGFILVTGPTGSGKSTTLACLIDKINKNREAHIITLEDPLEFLHKHDRSIVSQREIYMDTPSYERGLRAALREAPNVILLGEMRDFETISIAMSAAETGQLVFSTLHTVGAANTIDRIVDVFPANQQKQVRIQISMVLQAVISQQLIPSTKGNLVPAFEIMICNNAIRTMIRESKTYQIDSTIYSSGDTGMVSMDTSIFNLYSEGLITAENALAHSLNPDAMKKKLGMK; encoded by the coding sequence TTGGAACTCAAAAAAATATTGGAAGACGCAGTTAAAGATCACGCCTCGGATATTTTCGTAGTAGGCGGCAAGGCGTTGTCTTATCGTACCAACGGAAGTATCGTATCCATCGGCGAAAAGCTTCTCCCGCCGGATACGGAGGAGATCCTTCAACAGATTTATGGATTTGCGGGCAGAGATATTAGTACCCTAGAAAGAGATCATGACGATGACTTCTCTTTTTCACTTACAAATGTAGGCCGGTTCCGCGTGAACGCATTTATGCAAAGGGGTTCCAAGGCAGCGGTTCTCAAAGTGGTTCTGTTCCAACTTCCTGATTCGGAAGTTTTGAGGATACCAAAGCAGGTCATTGATCTTTACGAGCGGACAAAAGGGTTTATCCTTGTAACCGGTCCAACGGGCAGTGGAAAGTCTACAACGCTGGCCTGTCTCATCGACAAAATTAATAAAAACAGGGAAGCCCATATTATCACCCTAGAAGATCCACTTGAGTTCCTGCATAAACACGATAGGAGTATTGTGTCGCAGCGAGAGATTTACATGGATACGCCCAGCTACGAAAGAGGGCTCCGTGCTGCGCTAAGAGAAGCACCCAATGTAATCCTTCTGGGCGAGATGCGAGACTTTGAAACCATATCCATTGCAATGTCTGCCGCAGAGACAGGTCAGCTCGTATTCTCCACCCTTCATACCGTCGGTGCTGCAAATACCATTGACCGTATTGTCGATGTATTTCCTGCAAACCAACAAAAGCAGGTACGGATTCAAATCTCCATGGTGCTGCAGGCGGTTATTTCACAGCAGTTGATCCCCTCTACCAAGGGAAATCTTGTTCCTGCCTTTGAAATCATGATCTGCAATAACGCCATCAGAACGATGATCCGTGAGTCAAAGACTTACCAAATCGACAGCACGATCTATTCCTCCGGCGACACAGGAATGGTTAGCATGGATACCAGTATTTTTAATTTATACAGCGAAGGCTTGATTACTGCGGAAAATGCATTGGCGCACAGCCTGAACCCCGATGCGATGAAAAAGAAGCTAGGGATGAAATAA
- the miaB gene encoding tRNA (N6-isopentenyl adenosine(37)-C2)-methylthiotransferase MiaB produces the protein MEKHTNLNKSFHIQTFGCQMNEHDSETLAGMLAEMGYIENENKRAADVAIINTCSVRENADKRFFGTLGQLKKVKEERPDVVVAVCGCMMQQQHIIDTLKTKYPWVDLIFGTHNLHEFPKLLTNVLNERSKIVDIWEDGGEIIEGLPAKRMYPFKAFVNIMYGCNNFCTYCIVPFTRGRERSRRPEEIVAEARSLAASGVREITLLGQNVNSYGNGSDFSADFADLIYQLNEIEGIDRIRFMTSHPKDLSDKLIAAFRDCKSLANYIHLPVQSGSSAVLKRMNRKYTKEDYLLLVEKLRAAVPDIAITTDIIVGFPGETSEDFEETMDLIRRVRFDSAFTFLYSIRKGTPAENYTDQVPEAEKHERFNRLVDQLNEITGEINKTYEGKVEGVLVEGPSKTNPQILTGRTESGKLVHFKGTEDMVGQIIPVKITEGKTFNLFGITETVE, from the coding sequence ATGGAAAAACACACAAATTTAAATAAAAGCTTCCATATTCAGACCTTTGGTTGTCAGATGAATGAGCATGACTCCGAGACTCTTGCCGGAATGCTTGCGGAAATGGGATATATAGAGAATGAAAATAAGAGGGCAGCAGATGTTGCGATTATTAATACATGCAGTGTGAGAGAAAATGCAGATAAGCGATTCTTTGGAACACTTGGTCAATTAAAAAAGGTGAAAGAGGAACGACCGGATGTGGTCGTTGCTGTCTGCGGCTGCATGATGCAGCAGCAGCATATCATCGATACCCTGAAAACAAAATATCCCTGGGTGGATCTTATCTTTGGAACCCACAATCTTCATGAGTTTCCGAAACTATTGACCAATGTTTTGAACGAAAGAAGTAAGATCGTTGATATTTGGGAAGACGGAGGGGAGATCATCGAGGGTCTCCCTGCAAAGCGAATGTATCCATTCAAAGCCTTTGTCAATATTATGTACGGCTGCAACAATTTCTGTACCTACTGCATCGTGCCTTTTACCAGAGGAAGAGAGCGAAGCCGAAGGCCTGAGGAGATTGTAGCTGAAGCTCGGAGCCTTGCTGCTTCCGGTGTGAGAGAAATTACACTCCTGGGTCAAAATGTTAACTCCTATGGGAACGGAAGCGATTTTTCTGCCGATTTTGCTGATTTGATTTATCAGCTTAATGAGATCGAAGGAATTGATCGTATCCGATTTATGACCTCTCATCCGAAAGATCTATCTGACAAGCTCATCGCAGCGTTTCGGGATTGCAAGAGTCTTGCTAATTACATTCATTTGCCGGTGCAATCGGGCAGTTCCGCAGTTTTAAAAAGGATGAACCGTAAGTACACAAAGGAAGATTATCTTCTGTTGGTAGAAAAATTAAGAGCTGCGGTTCCTGATATAGCCATCACGACAGATATTATTGTAGGCTTTCCGGGGGAGACTAGCGAAGATTTTGAGGAGACAATGGATCTCATTCGCAGAGTACGGTTTGATTCTGCATTCACGTTCCTTTATTCCATCAGAAAAGGGACTCCTGCCGAAAACTATACGGATCAGGTGCCGGAAGCGGAAAAACATGAGCGGTTTAACCGTCTTGTTGATCAGCTCAACGAAATAACGGGAGAAATCAACAAGACCTATGAAGGAAAGGTTGAAGGTGTACTCGTCGAGGGACCCAGCAAAACCAATCCCCAAATCCTTACCGGTAGGACAGAATCCGGTAAGCTTGTTCATTTTAAGGGTACGGAGGATATGGTTGGACAAATCATTCCTGTGAAAATTACGGAAGGAAAAACTTTCAATCTCTTTGGAATCACAGAAACAGTGGAATAG